In Actinomadura citrea, a single window of DNA contains:
- a CDS encoding Rieske (2Fe-2S) protein — translation MEYQRVARSGQVPEGVVRRFFVGEAEVAVARWDGEVHAMSNYCTHLDCLLSSGRVTEDGLLCSCHGSVFDFGSGEPITPPATKPIKVYPVKEEDGEILVHVPPEDAASGGPRRRRPVGRA, via the coding sequence ATGGAATACCAGCGCGTGGCCCGCTCGGGGCAGGTGCCCGAGGGCGTCGTCCGCCGCTTCTTCGTGGGCGAGGCGGAGGTCGCCGTCGCCCGCTGGGACGGCGAGGTGCACGCCATGTCGAACTACTGCACCCACCTGGACTGCCTGCTGTCGTCCGGGCGGGTGACCGAGGACGGGCTGCTGTGCTCGTGCCACGGCAGCGTCTTCGACTTCGGGTCCGGCGAGCCGATCACCCCGCCCGCGACCAAGCCGATCAAGGTGTACCCGGTGAAGGAGGAGGACGGGGAGATCCTCGTGCACGTCCCACCGGAGGACGCCGCGAGCGGCGGACCCCGACGGCGGCGGCCCGTTGGCCGAGCCTGA
- a CDS encoding MFS transporter: protein MAEPDPGDGRGAGRGSWAALVPLLLGTFTGTVANTIVNVPLTLILRDLDASISSGTLVVVGFTLPFAVLLPLSGWLGDRCGPRRVFLAAMLLLGIGSAGAGLAGDLASLVAMRAVQGVATAAMLPAVMALIASLFGGGRRGRALGLWAAANGVGQAAGPTLGGGLATWFGWHAVFWPVVPLCAAAAALAVRFVPAGRARPVPLDRRGAALLTLAAGLGLGGTSAAATLGATSPLVWGGVLAGLLTAAAYAATSRGRPDAFLPPRLLLEARYLRSCLSVLAQMFCLGATLLAVPVYLTTQRHTGTLYAGAVLLSLPVVMSVLGPVTGVLMERLSPRAVLRGGLLILIAGQGLVAAVLAASGAVPWLLAALALTGAGVAFVQTPAATGATRSDAGRRGAGLGLFNLLRFGGSALGAAWVGAVLDQAPAFGVMFAVCAATAALGLLASFAGPDPA, encoded by the coding sequence TTGGCCGAGCCTGACCCGGGGGACGGGCGCGGCGCGGGGCGCGGGTCGTGGGCGGCGCTCGTCCCGCTGCTGCTCGGCACGTTCACCGGCACCGTCGCCAACACGATCGTCAACGTCCCGCTGACGCTGATCCTGCGCGACCTGGACGCCTCGATCTCCTCCGGCACCCTGGTCGTCGTCGGGTTCACGCTCCCGTTCGCCGTGCTGCTGCCGCTGTCGGGGTGGCTCGGCGACCGCTGCGGCCCGCGGCGGGTGTTCCTCGCCGCGATGCTGCTGCTCGGGATCGGCTCGGCGGGCGCCGGGCTCGCCGGCGACCTGGCCTCGCTGGTCGCGATGCGCGCGGTGCAGGGCGTCGCGACCGCCGCGATGCTGCCCGCCGTCATGGCGCTGATCGCGTCGCTGTTCGGCGGCGGGCGGCGCGGCCGGGCCCTCGGCCTGTGGGCGGCGGCCAACGGCGTCGGCCAGGCCGCCGGGCCCACGCTCGGCGGCGGCCTGGCCACCTGGTTCGGCTGGCACGCCGTGTTCTGGCCGGTCGTGCCGCTGTGCGCCGCAGCCGCGGCGCTGGCCGTCCGGTTCGTCCCGGCGGGGCGGGCGCGGCCCGTCCCGCTGGACCGGCGCGGCGCGGCCCTGCTGACCCTCGCCGCCGGGCTCGGCCTCGGCGGCACCTCCGCCGCCGCGACGCTCGGCGCGACCTCGCCGCTCGTCTGGGGCGGCGTGCTCGCCGGCCTCCTCACCGCCGCCGCCTACGCCGCGACATCGCGCGGGCGGCCCGACGCGTTCCTGCCGCCCCGGCTGCTGCTGGAGGCCCGCTACCTGCGCTCGTGCCTCAGCGTCCTCGCGCAGATGTTCTGCCTGGGCGCCACGCTGCTCGCCGTCCCCGTCTACCTGACCACGCAGCGGCACACCGGCACCCTGTACGCGGGTGCCGTCCTGCTGAGCCTGCCGGTCGTGATGTCGGTGCTGGGGCCGGTCACGGGCGTCCTCATGGAACGGCTGTCGCCGCGCGCCGTGCTGCGCGGCGGCCTGCTCATCCTCATCGCGGGGCAGGGGCTCGTCGCCGCCGTCCTCGCCGCGTCCGGGGCGGTCCCGTGGCTGCTCGCCGCGCTCGCCCTGACCGGCGCCGGCGTCGCGTTCGTCCAGACGCCCGCCGCGACCGGCGCCACCCGTTCGGACGCCGGCCGCCGCGGCGCCGGCCTCGGCCTGTTCAACCTGCTGCGCTTCGGCGGCTCCGCCCTCGGCGCCGCGTGGGTCGGCGCCGTCCTGGACCAGGCCCCCGCCTTCGGCGTCATGTTCGCGGTGTGCGCCGCGACCGCCGCGCTAGGGCTGCTGGCGTCCTTCGCCGGCCCCGACCCCGCCTGA
- a CDS encoding PucR family transcriptional regulator has product MAHHPAIVTTADGHLPVGTLLAEPLLRGTLVAGRAGLERGVGWCLPLSETRRCAGDPDRDLAGVAVHLPVTAVAAPEEAAAVVGDLVRRDAAALLAWRPPGVDSDLDAAARAAEAAGVPLLALPAEADYRAVSRLIGQKALAQSAHILEYGSRVHRTLAEVLARGPGVPAMARAVVGLSRCGVLICDADGERLAWEEPPDAAPMDPDALLAALPEDLGPPGERPEPAEGNAQAAEARLRPGPDGPPVHVIVTPVLVGGQVFGRMVMVERACPPDPHDLAQHRVVAEHGATLIGSEMLRQRSVRAAEERARGDFVEALVHGRFADSHELGARARHHGFDVDGHFAVHVVAAASLLPVGRDYLRRTVSATRTAQNLEPGGCALTAAISSTIVVIQQVPAPRDPIGQRADAARFAERLHRALRPHLGDDLRVTHGRPGQGAGGVASGYHEARLTMGLAWHTAAEPVCGYDDLRVFAALKDVARSAEAKSFARETLAPLRRANGGDLEKIVLAYIRTSGNLNAAARDLGLHRNTMLYKLDRASRALRMDIRSADAQFMFWLAHHIDTLTTVTGTLDDEMAPPAAAPG; this is encoded by the coding sequence ATGGCACATCACCCTGCGATCGTCACGACCGCCGACGGGCACCTGCCCGTCGGGACGCTGCTGGCCGAGCCGCTGCTGCGCGGCACGCTCGTCGCCGGACGGGCGGGGCTGGAGCGCGGCGTCGGCTGGTGTCTCCCGCTCTCGGAGACCCGTCGCTGCGCCGGCGACCCCGACCGCGACCTCGCCGGGGTCGCCGTCCACCTGCCGGTGACGGCGGTGGCCGCGCCGGAGGAGGCGGCGGCCGTGGTGGGCGACCTCGTCCGGCGGGATGCCGCCGCGCTGCTGGCGTGGCGGCCGCCGGGGGTCGACTCCGACCTCGACGCGGCGGCGCGCGCAGCCGAGGCGGCGGGCGTGCCGCTGCTGGCGCTGCCCGCGGAGGCCGACTACCGGGCGGTGAGCCGGCTCATCGGGCAGAAGGCGCTGGCGCAGTCCGCGCACATCCTGGAGTACGGGTCGCGGGTGCACCGCACGCTCGCGGAGGTCCTCGCGCGCGGCCCGGGGGTGCCCGCGATGGCCCGCGCGGTGGTCGGGCTGTCGCGCTGCGGCGTCCTCATCTGCGACGCGGACGGCGAGCGCCTCGCCTGGGAGGAGCCGCCGGACGCGGCGCCGATGGACCCGGACGCGCTGCTGGCCGCCCTGCCCGAGGACCTCGGCCCGCCCGGGGAGCGTCCCGAGCCCGCGGAGGGGAACGCGCAGGCGGCGGAGGCGCGGCTGCGGCCCGGCCCGGACGGCCCGCCCGTGCACGTGATCGTCACGCCCGTCCTGGTGGGCGGGCAGGTGTTCGGCCGGATGGTGATGGTGGAGCGGGCGTGCCCGCCCGACCCGCACGACCTGGCGCAGCACCGCGTGGTCGCCGAGCACGGCGCGACGCTGATCGGGTCGGAGATGCTGCGGCAGCGGTCGGTGCGGGCGGCCGAGGAGCGGGCCCGCGGCGACTTCGTGGAGGCGCTCGTCCACGGCCGGTTCGCCGACTCCCACGAGCTGGGCGCGCGGGCCCGCCACCACGGGTTCGACGTGGACGGGCACTTCGCCGTGCACGTGGTGGCGGCGGCGTCACTGCTGCCGGTCGGCCGCGACTACCTGCGCCGGACGGTGTCGGCGACGCGGACCGCGCAGAACCTCGAACCCGGCGGGTGCGCGCTGACCGCCGCGATCAGTTCGACGATCGTGGTGATCCAGCAGGTCCCGGCCCCGCGGGACCCGATCGGGCAGCGCGCGGACGCCGCCCGGTTCGCCGAGCGGCTGCACCGGGCGCTGCGCCCGCATCTCGGCGACGACCTGCGGGTCACGCACGGCCGCCCCGGGCAGGGCGCCGGCGGGGTCGCGTCCGGGTACCACGAGGCGCGGCTGACGATGGGGCTCGCCTGGCATACCGCCGCCGAGCCCGTCTGCGGCTACGACGACCTTCGGGTGTTCGCCGCGCTGAAGGACGTGGCGCGCAGCGCGGAGGCCAAGTCGTTCGCCCGCGAGACCCTCGCCCCGCTGCGCCGCGCGAACGGCGGCGACCTGGAGAAGATCGTGCTCGCCTACATCAGGACGTCGGGGAACCTGAACGCGGCGGCGCGCGACCTCGGCCTGCACCGCAACACCATGCTCTACAAGCTCGACCGGGCGTCCCGCGCGCTGCGCATGGACATCCGCTCCGCGGACGCGCAGTTCATGTTCTGGCTGGCGCACCACATCGACACGCTGACGACCGTCACCGGCACCCTCGACGACGAGATGGCCCCGCCGGCCGCCGCGCCCGGCTGA